In one Lolium rigidum isolate FL_2022 chromosome 3, APGP_CSIRO_Lrig_0.1, whole genome shotgun sequence genomic region, the following are encoded:
- the LOC124703555 gene encoding mitogen-activated protein kinase kinase kinase 3-like, whose translation MPAWWKGKGRTARTKAPDPPSPGGSVPASAVGRDKSKNKKASSFDEALIAREGRGKQQQQLRAVGHPLPRPASLPSPLPSTSASGSTSSAGSSSLGSSAASDEPPDLGFYRLAIDSRKQSLVLEEGRLVTNNHQVSEHNNRSSEASVSPRKEFQLNTLDLSNDQTTYCRGRKSTEIVFPTRMPSSPPSSRGQHCPASPVHSRAFGQCPGSPTGWQDDSRSSSSSSAHPLPLPPGTPCSSSRSLHSQWKKGKLLGSGTFGQVYLGFNSEGGQMCAIKEVKVIADDSNSKECLRQLNQEMLLLNQLSHPNIVQYYGSELSTETLSVYLEFVSGGSIHKLLQEYGPLGETVLRNYTAQILSGLAYLHGRKTVHRDIKGANILVDPNGDIKLADFGMAKHISAYTSIKSFKGSPYWMAPEVIMNTNGYSLSVDIWSLGCTILEMATARPPWSQYEGVAAIFKIGNSKDIPDIPDHLSSEAKNFLKLCLQRDPAARPTAAQLIEHPWVKDQASVRSSRSGITRDMFPTSSDGNKTTVKTNVALSSYRSLSPLRDTNLGMRNLPMTAASIPAISTRRISAINASNIRMNMSLPVSPCGSPPRQYKQSNRSCLPSPPHPAYSAGAANYSPINNALYPTRASNYLSDPWLEIPQRKITQTFDSPRRL comes from the exons ATGCCGGCGTGGTGGAAGGGCAAGGGCAGGACGGCCAGGACCAAGGCCCCGGACCCGCCGTCGCCCGGCGGCTCTGTCCCGGCCTCGGCGGTAGGGAGGGACAAGAGCAAGAACAAGAAGGCCAGCAGCTTCGACGAGGCGCTCATCGCCAGGGAAGGCCGcgggaagcagcagcagcagctgcgggCGGTCGGGCACCCGCTGCCGCGCCCGGCGTCCCTGCCGTCGCCCCTGCCCtccacctccgcgtccgggtccacGTCCAGCGCCGGCAGCTCGTCCCTCGGCTCCTCGGccgcctccgacgagccgccggatcTCGGGTTCTACAG GCTGGCGATTGATTCTCGGAAGCAAAGCCTTGTGCTAGAAGAAGGGCGCTTAGTCACAAATAACCATCAGGTTTCGGAGCATAATAACAGATCGTCTGAAGcctctgtttctccaaggaaagaATTTCAGCTCAACACTTTGGATCTTTCAAACGATCAGACGACCTACTGCCGTGGTCGAAAATCGACAGAGATTGTGTTCCCTACACGGATGCCGAGCTCTCCCCCTAGCTCGAGAGGCCAACACTGTCCAGCCTCGCCTGTGCATTCAAGAGCGTTCGGGCAATGCCCTGGATCCCCTACTGGATGGCAGGATGATTCACGGAGCTCAAGCTCAAGCTCTGCGCACccgcttcctcttcctccagGCACCCCGTGCTCATCATCTCGGTCCCTTCATTCGCAGTGGAAGAAGGGGAAGTTGTTAGGCAGTGGTACGTTTGGGCAAGTATACCTCGGATTCAACAG TGAAGGCGGCCAAATGTGTGCAATTAAAGAGGTCAAGGTTATTGCTGATGATTCGAACTCCAAAGAGTGTCTGAGGCAGCTAAATCAG GAAATGTTGCTTCTGAATCAGCTTTCGCATCCAAACATTGTGCAGTACTACGGCAGCGAACTG TCGACTGAGACACTCTCAGTTTATCTTGAGTTTGTTTCTGGGGGCTCTATACATAAGTTGCTTCAAGAATATGGTCCACTTGGGGAGACAGTCCTCCGGAATTACACTGCGCAGATCCTTTCTGGCCTTGCATACTTGCATGGGCGGAAAACAGTGCACAG AGATATCAAAGGAGCGAATATACTTGTAGATCCTAACGGTGACATTAAACTTGCAGATTTCGGCATGGCCAAGCAT ATATCAGCATACACATCTAtcaaatccttcaaaggaagccCCTACTGGATGGCTCCAGAG GTTATCATGAATACCAACGGATATAGCCTTTCAGTGGACATTTGGAGCCTTGGCTGCACCATTCTTGAGATGGCAACTGCAAGGCCTCCTTGGAGTCAGTACGAAGGG GTTGCTGCAATATTCAAAATAGGAAACAGCAAAGACATACCTGATATCCCAGATCATCTTTCTTCTGAAGCAAAAAACTTTCTGAAACTCTGCTTGCAGCGTGATCCTGCTGCGCGTCCAACTGCTGCTCAATTAATAGAACATCCTTGGGTCAAAGACCAAGCTTCAGTTAGGAGCTCCAGGTCTGGCATTACTAGGGATATGTTTCCAACTTCCAGCGATGGCAACAAAACCACG GTAAAGACAAACGTCGCGTTATCATCCTACAGAAGCTTATCACCTCTGCGGGATACTAATCTCGGGATGAGAAACTTGCCAATGACAGCAGCTTCCATTCCAGCGATATCCACTCGCAGGATTTCTGCTAT CAATGCATCCAATATACGGATGAACATGTCCCTGCCCGTGTCGCCGTGCGGTAGCCCGCCGCGGCAGTACAAGCAATCAAATAGAAGTTGCTTGCCCTCACCTCCTCATCCAGCATATTCAGCGGGAGCAGCCAACTACAGCCCTATCAACAATGCACTTTACCCTACTCGAGCAAGCAACTATCTTTCAGATCCATGGCTCGAAATCCCTCAACGGAAAATAACACAAACATTTGATTCTCCAAGAAGATTATAG